The following DNA comes from Dermacentor andersoni chromosome 2, qqDerAnde1_hic_scaffold, whole genome shotgun sequence.
GTGTTCGACCGCTGGAATCTGTATAGGGCAGCGTCCGGTATTAAACCGACGGACCCAGCTATATACTCTGAACCAAGAACTGGTATTCCGCCGCGCGGTGATAAGTGTATTTTAATACACTAAACTGTTGGGCAGCACGTCAAGGTGCGCGAATGGCCGGGTCGTACAAGGACGTGTTGCTGGGCGGTTGGGTTCACAGTTTAACAAACGCACACCTTAGACGAGACCAAGAAGACAGACGCAGGACGAGAAagtagcgctgtcctgtgtctgcatttacttatttttttcatCGAAGGCGTGCACGCATATGTTAAGCCTAGAGTGAGCACCCGCATCAAAGCACGTATAGTTAGACCTGCTAGCTTGACTATATACGCAGCAAGCCGTTAATACCCAAAGGCTGAAGAGCGCGTCAAGGTCGCCGTCGAGAGAGACCAACTCTGTCATCACGGAGGAGATAGGAGGGCATATACGTATAAACTGAATGTAGAGGTCtagttaattaaattaaattaaattatggggttttacgtgccaaaaccactttctgattatgaggcacgccgtatagtgggggactccggaaatttcgaccacctggggttctttaacgtgcacctaaatctaagcacacgggtgttttcgcatttcgccccatcgaaatgcggccgccgtggccgggattcgatcccgcgacatcgtgctcagcagcctaacaccatagccactgagcaaccgcggcgggtaggtCTAGTTAACTGACGGAGCCTTTTGGTAAATTGCAGGTCTCCAGAAAAACGGGTTTGGTGAAGATCCTGTTTTCGAGTGCTTCGTCGCTGAGGAAGATACTACAGGTAGGCCCCTATAGCGGCAGGTTGTGCCCCCCGCCCTTCCTATTCCCCAATCAGCATTTACTTATTCTTTGTCAACGAAATAAACGCTGCCGTTTCTGCAGCTGCTCCCGGGATAATCGGCTATGCCATGGTTTCAAGGATCTACTCCAGTTGGGAAGGAAAAAGCTTGCGACTTGGTGACCTGTACGTCGCTCAAGACCGTAGAAGAAAAGGCATTGGGACCGAGCTCTTGAGGAGAGTCATGAAGGTAAATTTGGGGGGCATGTAGGTTACAAGTAATGCAAAAGTTGTATGCCAGGCATGAATGGTATATGTCACGTGGTGGGTATATACACGCCAAACTGCTACGTTTCTCACGCTCCCGAAAAATAAAACTCAGCATCCAATCAACCTGCAACCTGCAAGTGGGTTGGTTCTGCGGGCGCATCTGTTTGCATCGGCTTCGCGCCTTTCCGTAAGACCTGCGCACCTTCTCTATTCTTCaaatctactttttttttcttcaagtgcaatTAAAGTATCTAGTATCAAATGGGTTGCTTGCCTTTCCTGCCCTCTACTTGCGCTATATGGTATGAGCGCACTAGCTCAGCTTACTGATTTAGCTTCTAAGTGAGCGCGTTCGGTCGAGATTATTTGAAATTCAAATGATAGTAGTGCGTTCCACTCCTAGCTGTAGGACAACGCACTAGCCAGGAAAACTGACTAGTGCAACATAAGTTGTTAGCACGTAATTAAGCGAACACGTTAGAAATTGTACTTTAGAATACCGCGTTACCAAGTAAACGCACAGATGCTTTTAATTGAACTTGTTGAGGGCGTTATGGAATGTAATTAATTTGAGCACGTAGCACGGCTGATGAAGGTGCCAGCGTGTAGAATTTTGGCCGTGAATGGGCCAAAATTCTGTAATATGCACCACGCCCCGTAGAGTGTTTACCGTGTATGCTGTACCCTGACTATTTCAGTTTTATGATGCATTTTTTGCTTTCTTAGGAGACAGCATATAGACTGATTAGTGGCAGCAAGTGACGAATTATTCGTGCACACGTTGCTAAAGTGGTGCGATTGCTGGAAGCTTATTCACATTCAACAATCGAACTCAAATGCACCAACTTGGCTTAAGCAGCCAAAAGCCTTGAAGGAACGGTGAAAACGGGCTCTTTGGGCGTTTCTTTTGAGTTAAGATGTGTTTGCTATACCGTACTGCCTAATTttttttgtccccccccccccttttgttgTATGACGTCACAAATAATTACTTTCTGCGCTGTCGTTTTCTCGTCTACTTAGGAGTGTGAAGATCAAGGATGCCGACGCATCGATTGCTGTCCACAACTGGTGAACGAGGCGCTTATCTCCTTTTTGAAGAAACACGGAGCCAAGGACATCATGTCCCAAGACGGCTGGAGCTATTACCAGCTTTCCTACGACGACATGCAGAAACTGGCTGGACGGACGTAAATTAAAATCGGCGATACATTTGACAAAGTCTTCCTCTGCGTTTATTTTCACTTGTCTTGTCGCGTTCGACGTGAGCCCATACGTTCGTACGTGCGAACCTTTATTTGACCTTAGTGGTGCCTCGGCTATCTGTGACGTGCCCGTTATAGCACTGTTTAATATTGACGTGCACCCACACACCATTTATATAGGTACCGTAAGCCACACAGGTCCTCTTCCTCCAAACAGAAAGACGTCAGTGTTTTCGAAACATAGTGACAGGGAGGGGGTTGAAGGaattggaaggaaggaaggataaTTATTTTCAGGGGCGCGCAACTTAATGCACCTACACAGATGGAGTATTGACAAGACGAGCATTCTGAAAGTATTGCAAAAGGGCGCGCTTCATCTGCATACAGTGCGTTAACTACCGCCCCTCTCCTAATAGTTACGTTCAAACAACCAGCCAAACAAGTAGTACCACTGCGCAGaaagtaaaggcagggaggttaacaacaCATTGTccagttttctaccctacacgCGAAGAGAAGAATGGGAGGGGGGCATAAAAGAGAGGGAGAGACCCGAGTTTAGGATTAGCCACACGCACGTACGAGGCAAGGCGCAGCGCATGTATACAGTCGGGCTCTAATTTCTGTCACTTTCAGGTATACTGTAGAGGAGCTCGCGACCGCCTTCTCTGTCACGTGACAGCCTTCTGCCCCCAGTGAGGGACTGGCCAAGAAGCGCGTGGTAGGGAGGAAAAATTACAGTAATGTAAAAACGAGAACTTCAAGGTGAAAACTAATAACGAAGGAATAATCACGCGCAGTTCGGCAGCACCTCGAATGTATACTGTACACAGCGCGCTCCGACACAGTGCGGCAGTGTCACTGACAACATTTCAAGTGTCACTGACCCATGCACCGACGGCAAAAGCACCATTAGGCATCGTGCCTAACACTTAGGCGCTGTTCGTGCGCCAGAAGAAATTTTACCGCGCACGGCAGTTCAACTCGTGGCTCTCACGCACATCgaaaaatacgaataaaaagctACGCAGATCCCACGCGCTGCGGGAATCGTGAAGTTATGTGAATCACTTCGCAGGTACGTGCCTGGCTATGCATGAGGCGTCGATCTTGCGGCTGCACCGGCTTTCCCGACTCTCGATGAGTTCGAGCAGGCGCTCATTGCGGAGCTCGGACAAGCCGAGGGTCAGAAAGATCGCGGGCTGCCATGTGGAGGATCGTTCAGAACGTGTACACGCTCCTGTTTCGATGCTTTCCATTTTTCCCGCAGATTTCCATGTTTTCCATACGATTCTTATGGAAATGACGCAATATTTATATGGAATCCATATAAATTCCGCAACAACTATCGAAGAAGTATACACAGGAAATAATTCAAATTATTGGTATGACGCACGGAACGTTTCAGTACGATGGTTTAATGAACTTAAAACTAAAACCGAAGTTGAATATAGGTCGGTTAGTATTAAACGGAAATTTTTTTAGAGCATATTGAAATTGAGGAATTAAATGGTCGAAAACGTAATCGAAAATGTGACTGTTCCCTCTGCACAAGTGGCAGCTACCCATTGTGGGTATGTGGTGGGGAGTCGGCCAAGAATTGGGCGgtttgcacaaaaaagaaaacgtcctTCACCGTTCcgcttttccttcttcctttctttctcaacTTTAATTATTAATTTAATTTCCGACcatccgtggttgcttagtggctttggtgttgcgctgctaagcacgaggtcgcgggatcaaatgccgactacggcggccgcatttagacggaggcgaaatgcaaaaaaaaaaaaaaagaaaaaaaaaaaaacttggcgcccttccactctgtgaagaagtctgaccag
Coding sequences within:
- the LOC126542671 gene encoding thialysine N-epsilon-acetyltransferase-like isoform X2, whose amino-acid sequence is MTKIRIARVEDCSKLAEIMRDRSDIAFTDADVITSRLQKNGFGEDPVFECFVAEEDTAAPGIIGYAMVSRIYSSWEGKSLRLGDLYVAQDRRRKGIGTELLRRVMKECEDQGCRRIDCCPQLVNEALISFLKKHGAKDIMSQDGWSYYQLSYDDMQKLAGRT
- the LOC126542671 gene encoding thialysine N-epsilon-acetyltransferase-like isoform X1, with the translated sequence MTKIRIARVEDCSKLAEIMRDRSDIAFTDADVITSRLQKNGFGEDPVFECFVAEEDTTAAPGIIGYAMVSRIYSSWEGKSLRLGDLYVAQDRRRKGIGTELLRRVMKECEDQGCRRIDCCPQLVNEALISFLKKHGAKDIMSQDGWSYYQLSYDDMQKLAGRT